The Fulvia fulva chromosome 6, complete sequence genome includes a window with the following:
- a CDS encoding Ribosome biogenesis protein BRX1, which translates to MSSRPSIPTGVVRLHIRRRIAPAMASVYKQVAKQPNGKSKDSGDDVKPKNKQRVLILSSRGVTYRHRHLLSDLNSLLPHSRKDAKLDTKTQLHQLNELADLYNCNNVMFFEARKGKDLYIWLSKPPNGPTVKMHCQNVHTMEELNFTGNCLKGSRPILSFDAAFEKQAHTRVIKELLTHTFGVPQTSRKIKPFVDHVVGFTLADGKIWIRCYQITETEASKKKEGDSETPSDASAPQSTVEKSAKGETHVSLVEIGPRFVMTPIVILEGSFGGPVIYENKEFVSPNQIRSDLRRSKAGRYNRRAEATIERKAKKRDMGLRTGEGTREIDELDDRMVFA; encoded by the exons ATGTCAAGTCGACCTTCTATTCCGACTGGTGTTGTCAGACTACACATACGTCGTCGCATTGCACCAGCCATGGCGTCCGTATACAAGCAGGTCGCAAAGCAGCCAAACGGCAAGTCCAAGGACAGTGGCGACGATGTCAAGCCAAAGAACAAGCAACGAGTGCTCATCTTGAGCTCCAGAGGTGTAACATACAG ACACCGACACCTCCTCTCCGACCTCAACTCCCTCCTCCCACATTCCCGCAAAGACGCCAAACTCGACACCAAAACCCAACTCCACCAACTAAACGAACTCGCCGACCTCTACAACTGCAACAATGTCATGTTCTTCGAAGCGCGGAAAGGCAAAGACCTGTACATCTGGCTCTCGAAACCTCCCAACGGGCCCACCGTCAAAATGCACTGCCAAAATGTCCACACCATGGAAGAGCTGAACTTCACCGGAAACTGCTTGAAGGGATCGAGACCGATATTGAGCTTCGACGCAGCATTCGAAAAGCAGGCGCACACACGAGTAATCAAAGAGCTTCTCACCCATACCTTCGGCGTGCCCCAAACCTCCCGAAAGATCAAACCCTTCGTAGACCACGTCGTGGGCTTTACTCTCGCCGACGGCAAGATCTGGATCCGCTGCTACCAAATCACCGAAACCGAAGCCTCCAAGAAGAAAGAAGGCGACTCCGAAACACCTTCCGATGCATCAGCCCCGCAATCAACAGTTGAGAAATCCGCAAAGGGCGAGACACACGTCAGCTTGGTTGAAATTGGACCAAGGTTTGTAATGACGCCGATTGTAATTTTGGAGGGAAGTTTTGGTGGGCCGGTGATTTACGAGAATAAGGAGTTTGTGAGTCCGAACCAGATCCGAAGTGATTTGAGGAGGAGCAAGGCCGGGAGATATAACCGGAGGGCGGAGGCGACGATTGAGAGGAAGGCGAAGAAGAGGGATATGGGGCTGAGGACGGGCGAGGGGACGAGGGAGATTGATGAGTTGGATGATCGGATGGTGTTTGCTTGA